Proteins encoded in a region of the Zea mays cultivar B73 chromosome 2, Zm-B73-REFERENCE-NAM-5.0, whole genome shotgun sequence genome:
- the LOC109944415 gene encoding protein FAR1-RELATED SEQUENCE 4-like, whose product MAPPSLPHLESPRCSSPNSLAIVVAGGADPILPSPIATTGAGVHGGSGDPLHHKTLLTPPPSIPPGSLITPDAAQLFHPDANILDVFVPRVQQTFDTKEEAYLFYLDYAKLAGFSVRTKRTSKETTHWVCNREGFLKPAQENEEPMTNKTSMRIGCPAYVKVKEDKKRNIWYFHHVQEAHNHKLEPSPRMVRYMHSHKQREAALDDLFAIMSKSGVPTQAAMNVMSELFGGRQNWPFTEKDVHNKKAEQAREERDGDMDKLFQFFRECKEHNEYFYWDVDFEPKTNMLRSIFWCHASQRAEYKDFGDVVTFDTTHKTNNKHMPLAMFVGCSNNLKNVSFGQALLRDETIDTFRWLFETFKSCMGGQQPFVILTDEDAAMKEAIRIVFNKTQHRNCRWHITRTWDYELEELYKLHNDNNLKEKLQSLINYPLGPTQFEVEWNKLVDECGIREHPAIVALWQERKRWIATYFKGMYCGRMTSTQRSESQNRVLKDGYVNNVTSLHIFAKRVLDSIQHIDHMDAGESHYSQTEVVRACKSRFDEQLSRVYTRAVYNEYKREYINSTAFVIEPDPGVECGYLVKHEKGDGTFCWAQHAFKVVADKAAGVYKCECMQWEHTGLFCMHIIKAFTHLQVQNIPEKYILKRYTRNARSVVPWDRHDVSVGGQNETEQSRLSKLLPKLMRLGRAGSKSDRAYTETIRHIDMITPGIELLRTAEIGPIGPDEATNTELQQDAEGRRNIGPIAPTQQSSDNNIVPVVMPTGPTPPPESGLNPDSANCLTNLRLTEPPVSRTKGRKSASGAKCAKNSVEPANPYNTYSGGQGIRECQTCHVRGHYSTTCPQNPNRSRAAENKDKKRSAKTVGWTPRKRGRPTIKKGLDGNQDEAQSEGDDTQQSGCTMAVQESAAHAVIARIRRATTCHVNYQDESD is encoded by the exons ATGGCCCCACCGTCGCTGCCGCACCTTGAATCGCCTCGATGCTCCTCCCCTAATTCCTTGGCGATTGTTGTGGCTGGAGGTGCTGATCCAATATTGCCGTCTCCGATTGCGACAACGGGAGCGGGTGTACACGGCGGATCAGGTGATCCCTTGCATCACAAAACGTTGCTGACGCCACCGCCTTCAATTCCACCTGGATCGCTGATCACTCCGGATGCAGCCCAGCTGTTCCATCCG GATGCAAACATACTTGATGTGTTTGTCCCCAGGGTGCAGCAAACATTTGATACAAAAGAAGAAGCCTACCTCTTTTACCTTGACTATGCAAAGTTGGCTGGTTTTAGTGTCAGGACAAAAAGGACTAGTAAAGAAACCACACACTGGGTTTGCAACCGTGAGGGGTTTCTGAAGCCAGCTCAAGAGAATGAGGAGCCTATGACAAATAAGACATCGATGAGAATTGGTTGCCCTGCTTATGTGAAGGTGAAGGAGGACAAGAAGCGCAATATTTGGTATTTTCATCATGTTCAGGAAGCACACAATCACAAACTTGAACCCTCACCAAGGATGGTGAGATATATGCATTCTCATAAGCAGAGGGAGGCAGCGTTGGATGACCTGTTTGCAATCATGTCAAAGAGTGGTGTGCCAACACAGGCAGCAATGAATGTAATGTCAGAATTATTTGGAGGCCGTCAAAACTGGCCGTTCACAGAGAAAGATGTCCATAACAA GAAAGCTGAGCAAGCAAGGGAGGAGAGGGATGGTGACATGGATAAACTGTTCCAATTTTTCAGGGAGTGCAAAGAACACAATGAATACTTTTACTGGGATGTGGATTTTGAACCAAAAACAAATATGCTTCGGAGCATTTTTTGGTGTCATGCAAGTCAGCGTGCAGAATACAAGGATTTTGGGGATGTAGTCACATTTGACACAACACACAAGACTAACAACAAGCATATGCCGTTGGCCATGTTTGTGGGTTGCAGCAATAATTTGAAAAATGTGTCCTTTGGCCAAGCACTTCTTCGGGATGAAACAATAGACACATTCAGATGGCTTTTTGAGACCTTTAAAAGTTGCATGGGTGGTCAGCAACCTTTTGTGATTCTTACAG ATGAAGATGCAGCGatgaaggaagcaataaggattGTGTTTAACAAGACACAACACCGAAATTGCCGATGGCACATAACCAGAACATGGGATTACGAACTCGAGGAGCTGTACAAATTGCACAATGATAATAATCTAAAGGAGAAACTCCAGTCCCTGATAAACTATCCTCTGGGGCCCACACAATTTGAGGTGGAGTGGAATAAACTGGTGGATGAATGTGGCATAAGAGAACACCCTGCAATTGTTGCATTGTGGCAAGAAAGGAAGAGATGGATAGCAACATATTTCAAAGGCATGTACTGTGGGCGAATGACTTCCACCCAAAGATCTGAGAGCCAAAACAGGGTTTTGAAAGATGGTTATGTTAACAATGTGACAAGCCTGCATATATTTGCAAAGAGGGTGCTTGACTCGATTCAGCACATAGACCACATGGATGCTGGGGAATCACACTACtcacag ACTGAAGTTGTCAGAGCCTGCAAATCAAGATTTGATGAGCAACTCAGCAGGGTGTACACCAGGGCTGTGTACAATGAATACAAGAGGGAATATATTAACAGCACAGCTTTTGTGATAGAGCCTGATCCGGGAGTGGAATGCGGTTACTTGGTGAAACATGAGAAAGGCGATGGGACATTTTGCTGGGCACAACACGCATTCAAAGTGGTGGCTGACAAAGCAGCAGGCGTGTATAAATGCGAATGCATGCAGTGGGAGCATACAG GTCTGTTCTGCATGCACATAATAAAGGCATTCACCCACCTCCAAGTCCAAAACATACCTGAAAAGTACATTCTGAAGCGATATACACGTAATGCAAGATCTGTGGTTCCGTGGGACCGGCACGATGTGAGTGTTGGTGGTCAAAATGAGACAGAGCAGTCAAGGTTGTCGAAGCTGCTACCAAAGTTAATGCGACTGGGAAGAGCGGGAAGCAAATCTGATAGAGCATACACTGAAACTATCAGGCACATCGACATGATAACTCCTGGGATTGAGCTTCTACGAACAGCGGAGATTGGTCCGATTGGTCCGGACGAAGCAACAAATACTGAGTTGCAGCAAGATGCAGAAGGACGGCGGAATATTGGTCCCATTGCACCAACACAACAAAGTTCTGACAACAATATAGTACctgttgtgatgccaactggacctACACCACCACCGGAATCGGGCCTGAATCCAGATTCTGCAAACTGCCTCACTAATCTAAGATTGACTGAACCGCCAGTGTCGCGCACGAAGGGTAGGAAGTCTGCCAGTGGGGCTAAATGTGCTAAAAATAGTGTGGAACCTGCTAATCCATACAACACATATAGTGGTGGTCAGGGCATAAGAGAGTGCCAAACCTGCCATGTTAGGGGGCACTATAGCACAACATGCCCTCAGAACCCAAACAGAAGCAGAGCGGCCGAGAACAAGGACAAAAAGAGAAGTGCGAAAACTGTAGGTTGGACTCCAAGAAAAAGAGGTCGCCCAACAATAAAAAAAGGACTAGATGGGAATCAAGATGAGGCACAGAGTGAGGGGGATGATACACAGCAATCTGGGTGCACTATGGCGGTGCAGGAGTCAGCAGCACACGCGGTGATTGCAAGAATTAGGAGGGCGACAACTTGCCATGTTAATTACCAGGACGAAAGTGATTAA